In Balaenoptera musculus isolate JJ_BM4_2016_0621 chromosome 19, mBalMus1.pri.v3, whole genome shotgun sequence, one genomic interval encodes:
- the DBNDD1 gene encoding dysbindin domain-containing protein 1, with product MEPPEGASPGGVVKEVEVPRAALGTPIPGTGTGSHSPVAEEEVGVPVPAPGLLQVTERRQPLSSVSSLEVHFDLLDLTELTDMSDQELAEVFADSDDENLASDSPAGLHPLPRAGCLRSPSWTRTRAEQNREKQPFGDPERQPAVVDTFLTVERPKED from the exons ATGGAGCCCCCGGAGGGCGCCAGCCCGGGAG GGGTAGTTAAGGAGGTCGAGGTGCCAAGGGCTGCCCTGGGCACCCCCATTCCTGGGACGGGGACCGGCAGCCACTCACCTGTGGCCGAGGAGGAGGTGGGCGTCCCAGTACCGGCACCAGGTCTCCTGCAGGTCACGGAGAGGCGGC AGCCCCTGAGCAGCGTCTCCTCTCTGGAGGTGCACTTTGACCTCCTGGACCTCACCGAGTTGACCGACATGTCCGACCAGGAGCTGGCCGAGGTCTTTGCCGACTCAGATGACGAGAACCTGGCCAGCGACTCGCCCGCAG GCCTACACCCGCTGCCCAGGGCCGGCTGTCTGCGCTCCCCCTCCTGGACACGCACCAGGGCCGAGCAGAACCGTGAGAAGCAGCCCTTCGGCGACCCTGAGCGGCAGCCTGCCGTTGTGGACACCTTTCTCACCGTGGAGAGGCCCAAGGAGGACTAG